From Thermofilaceae archaeon:
GTGGTCGAGAAGTTCAAGCCGCTAGTCGAGAAGGTGGTCTAGACGAGCCGGATACCCGAAGACGTCCTACTGGCGGCTAGGAGGGTTAAGGAGCTAGTGAGAACTTTCGACCCCGAGGCGAGGGTCTACGTCTTCGGTTCCGCGGCTCGAGGAGAGCTGACCGCAGCGAGCGACATCGACGTCCTAGTTCTGACCGAGAGGGTCGACCTGAAGTACGAAATCATGGTCAAAGTCTACAGGTACGTTGAAGAACCTGTGGAGCT
This genomic window contains:
- a CDS encoding nucleotidyltransferase domain-containing protein, which gives rise to MAARRVKELVRTFDPEARVYVFGSAARGELTAASDIDVLVLTERVDLKYEIMVKVYRYVEEPVELHVVNEKQLKGWYRRFIPPGELVEV